TTATATTTTTATGATTATATCATAATTTGCTTAGATAACAAAATTAATTTAACCACCAACCTAAGTCTTTTCCTATCCCCATAGCTAGAAATAATAAAATTAATCCCCCTAGTATTCTTTTTTTCCTATCATTACTTAAAAATCCAAGAACAGCAAAGACCAAACCAGCTGCTATTACCACCATTGAAGCTACTTTCATTTTCATATTTATATTCTCCTAAATTTTATCTATTTTATATTGAAAACCTACCATTTTTCCACTGAATAACTATAAATTATAAATTTGGAAAAAATATCAATAAATTTTTTCATATCTTCTATATCTTTTTTATCTAAAAAATTATCACTAAATTCAACATATTCACTCCAATTAAAGGACATGGCTAAATCTACAATTTTTGAATCTGGTATTTTTTTTAAAATATCCTTAAAGGAGAGTCTTAAAATTTCTATTTTATTTTCCTTTCTAAAATTTATTAAATAATCTCTTGTTAGAATTTCAATTGATTTTTTAAAACCTATACTAGCTATTTCATAAAGATTATATGTTTCTGATATTAAAGCTTGTCCGTAAACTTCTACAAATCTTTCTGAAATTTTTTTTAATTCCTTTGTATAATCTTTATAGTTTATTTTGTTTGTAATTTTATACTCTATTGGTTGGGGAATTTTGGTACCAAAGGGTAGTTTATAAGCCATTATAAAATATTTGCTGCATCTGGGGCATTGAGCTATTATGACAAATGTCCTTGTTTCCATATCTGTTTCGCTTATTGTAAGTACATAAGGTGCAATTCCATTATGGCAATGGGGACACTCATTAATTTTAGGAACATTATAAAATTTTTCTATTCCATTTACTTTTACTGATAACCTCTCAAAAATATATTCTGACATTTCTAAACTCCTTTAAATAAATTATCTTCCTCCAACTATTTTTTCTTATTGATTGCTATTAACAATTGTTACACAAATACTTTCATTTTCAAAGATTTGTATCTTAAAATTTACCTTTATTTTAAGCATTTAGATTATATCACAAAATTACAATTTTTTTTTATTTAATTATTTATAACATCCTTTATTTTCATGTCATTAAAGATTATTCTTTGCTTTTTTAACTTAAGTTATTATTTCATTTCAATTGACAATCTTTTGTTTTATTTATATTAATTCATAATTTTATTTTAATTTACCATTATAAAACATTTAAATTAAAAGGCATAAGATTTTAATTTTATTAAAACAAAAAAAGAAAACCTTTAATTTTTCAAGGCTTTCTTTTTTTATTGATTAAAGTTTAGGGTAGGAAACTCTTTAGTTTGACTAGAACAGAAGAGTTAACAAAATTTGATTTATTTTGTACAAAGAAATAGTATCATAAAAAGATTTGAAAGTCAAACTATTTGTTTGTATTAATTAAATAATTCCATTATCTATGGAATAGTTCATACTTATTCTAGTATTCTCTCTAGAATTTATTAATTTAAAGAATAAAAAAAGAAAACCATTTTATTCAAAGGTTTTCTTTTTTTTATAAATCAATGTTAAGAAAGGAGATCCTAAAGTTTATTAAAAATTAGGACTTTTATAATTGAAACTATCCATCACCACAAGATAATAGTATCACAGAATAATTTGAAAGTCAAACTATTTATTCCGCCATAACATTAATTGTGTATCTAAATTTATATTCCACATTGGTTAGATTAAAAGTAAAATCTATGAAATTTATAAGATAATAGAAGAAGTATTTACATTCCACACTGGTTAGATTAAAAGAATTTTTAGCTGGTTCTGTAACAACTGGTTCTGTAACAAATTTACATTCCACACTGGTTAGATTAAAAGAGGTATACTTATAACCTCATTAAAATTATAGCATAATAATCCTATTTCTGTCGACCCCTTAAATTTTTCTATTTTTCCATATAATTTTTACACTGTTAGAGGTCGACAGCTTTATATTATTTAATTATTTTCTTGTGTATTCTCTACTTTTCTCTTCCACCAACTAAGACGTTCCTAATTTTTATAGAGGGTTGCCCCACATTAGTTGGGACACTTCCAGAAACTGAACCACACATTCCTTGTCCATATCCTAAATTGTTTCCAACCATGTCAATTTCCTTTAAAACTTCTCCACCATTACCTATTAAAGTTGCTCCTCTAACAGGTTTTGTTATTTTCCCATCTTCTATTAAATAACCTTCCATAACTGCAAAATTAAAATCTCCTGTGGCAGGATTAACTGATCCCCCTCCCATATATTTTGCATACAGTCCTTTTTTTGTACTTTTTATCATTTCTTCAAGTGTTGATTCCCCATTTAAAATAAATGTATTTGTCATTCTTGAAGTGGGAGCATATTTATAAGATTCCCTTCTTCCACTTCCTGTGGATTCCATTCCCATTCTTCTTCCATTTAGTTTGTCAATCATGTATCCCTTTAAAATTCCCTTTTCAATTAGAATGTTTCTTCTAGTTTTAGTACCTTCATCATCAACTGTTAAACTTCCCCATTCATTTTTTAAAGTTCCATCATCAACAAAAGTTACAAGGGAACTTGCTATTTTTTCTCCTATTTTCCCAGCAAATATAGAGTTTCCCTTGGCCACACTTGTAGCTTCTAGTCCATGACCACATGCTTCGTGAAAGATAACTCCTCCAAATTTGTGATCAATTATTACTGGCATTTTTCCACTTGGACAATAATCTGCATAAAGCATTGTTTTAGCTATTCTTGAAGCTTCTCTAGCATAACTTTCAACATCTAAATCCCTTAGAAATTCAAATCCCATTGAAGCACCTGGACTCATTCTTCCAGTTTGCATTTCTCCATTTTCTTCAGCTATACTTTCAATACTTATTCTACTTCTAATTCTTTCATCTTCAGTGTATAACCCTTCACTATTTGCAATTATTACCTCTTGTTTCACATCTGAATATGAAACTCTCACTTCATTTATAATAGAATCATAATTTTTAGCTGCATTGTAAGCCTTTCTCATTATATGAACCTTTTCACTTTTCTTTACATCCTCAGGATATATTTCAATTTCATTTATATTTTGAAACTTCACT
This genomic window from Fusobacterium sp. IOR10 contains:
- a CDS encoding TldD/PmbA family protein, producing the protein MINKKLLNKILMEALSTGGDFAEIFIEKKRVSSLFMTEGKLETSNSGKDFGMGIRIFKGVYSVYGYTNNMEEDSLINSAKKLSKSIEGIKEDVNIDLNEVKFQNINEIEIYPEDVKKSEKVHIMRKAYNAAKNYDSIINEVRVSYSDVKQEVIIANSEGLYTEDERIRSRISIESIAEENGEMQTGRMSPGASMGFEFLRDLDVESYAREASRIAKTMLYADYCPSGKMPVIIDHKFGGVIFHEACGHGLEATSVAKGNSIFAGKIGEKIASSLVTFVDDGTLKNEWGSLTVDDEGTKTRRNILIEKGILKGYMIDKLNGRRMGMESTGSGRRESYKYAPTSRMTNTFILNGESTLEEMIKSTKKGLYAKYMGGGSVNPATGDFNFAVMEGYLIEDGKITKPVRGATLIGNGGEVLKEIDMVGNNLGYGQGMCGSVSGSVPTNVGQPSIKIRNVLVGGREK